A single window of Chloracidobacterium thermophilum B DNA harbors:
- a CDS encoding response regulator, with protein MSRRILIADDHVPTRRDLQAFLQQQGFEVLAVGNGDLAARRAGEMHPDLVILDVLMPGKTGYEACRHIKQVLKLELPVLMIHHDVEPFDRNEAARVGADETLVKPLDPFALLETIHALWRKYGRPLMGTEPAELVEEVQEEDVEAVFGGGAAVPPPDNAPSSDQEAATTADDTPLAPLPEPSQSAQAAADTPEAAHSLDSASVSSATEQPAAVPSAPSETGTEPPVPLPEVSPTAVDAPATTLRTPTMELPDPYSVVASGDYATYFSEESSNNHTAHTVPEADQDTAGDTIAHPPAPDISAVDTSASTPPAEAETIIKQDIPFTDPYPSRNIFAPIPTQTISDISFTVPERITSELPPPDPSAGLSIHFDSRNAAVHIGGLYEVTEVELPEHPTQELTPVPTTVASPSETLDEADVSGDLLPLEALPAEEVARLQETGTDILASAVIVAVTPPPTENASEVQTVVCPHCGGQALESDIICPHCGEML; from the coding sequence ATGAGCCGCCGAATTCTGATTGCTGACGATCACGTTCCAACCCGCCGTGACCTGCAAGCTTTTTTGCAGCAACAGGGGTTTGAGGTGCTGGCGGTTGGCAATGGAGATTTGGCCGCGCGCCGGGCCGGGGAAATGCATCCCGACCTGGTCATCCTGGACGTGCTCATGCCCGGAAAAACCGGCTATGAAGCCTGCCGGCATATCAAGCAGGTGCTCAAGCTGGAACTTCCGGTGCTGATGATTCACCACGACGTTGAACCGTTTGACCGGAACGAGGCGGCGCGCGTCGGTGCCGACGAAACCTTGGTCAAGCCCCTTGACCCGTTTGCGCTGCTCGAAACCATCCACGCACTCTGGCGCAAGTATGGACGCCCGCTTATGGGCACAGAACCGGCAGAGCTTGTCGAAGAAGTCCAGGAAGAGGACGTGGAGGCGGTCTTTGGCGGAGGGGCAGCCGTGCCGCCGCCGGACAATGCTCCGTCCAGCGACCAGGAAGCCGCGACTACTGCGGACGACACCCCCCTCGCACCATTGCCAGAGCCTTCTCAGTCCGCTCAGGCGGCAGCGGACACACCAGAGGCTGCCCACTCCCTGGATTCAGCCAGCGTTTCCAGCGCCACGGAGCAACCAGCAGCAGTCCCTTCTGCACCTTCAGAAACAGGTACAGAGCCGCCAGTACCACTCCCGGAAGTGTCACCGACAGCGGTGGACGCCCCGGCAACGACACTCCGCACGCCCACGATGGAACTGCCCGACCCCTACTCCGTCGTTGCGAGTGGTGATTATGCGACGTATTTCAGTGAAGAATCCTCCAATAACCACACAGCGCATACCGTTCCAGAGGCAGACCAGGACACAGCCGGGGATACCATTGCCCATCCCCCGGCTCCAGATATATCCGCTGTGGATACCTCCGCCTCTACACCACCGGCTGAAGCTGAAACCATTATCAAGCAGGATATTCCGTTCACCGATCCCTATCCTTCCCGAAACATCTTCGCTCCCATCCCAACGCAAACGATCTCGGACATCAGCTTCACCGTGCCGGAACGCATCACTTCTGAACTGCCACCCCCCGACCCTTCGGCAGGGCTGAGCATTCATTTCGACTCCCGCAATGCAGCCGTCCATATCGGCGGACTCTACGAAGTGACGGAAGTTGAACTGCCGGAACATCCCACCCAGGAACTCACGCCAGTTCCCACAACTGTGGCATCCCCTTCGGAAACCCTTGATGAAGCTGATGTCTCCGGTGATCTCCTGCCGCTGGAAGCACTACCGGCGGAAGAGGTGGCACGGCTTCAGGAAACTGGAACGGATATTCTGGCCAGTGCGGTTATCGTGGCAGTGACGCCGCCGCCAACTGAAAACGCCTCAGAAGTTCAGACGGTCGTATGTCCGCACTGTGGTGGGCAGGCCTTGGAAAGTGACATCATCTGTCCACACTGCGGTGAAATGCTGTAG
- a CDS encoding SpoIIE family protein phosphatase, translating to MAHRTLSLLSLWLLTVLVGFYVVVRLASGVTELRSWSAGLVLEETQPVVRFVEEGSAAQQAGLEPGDEIFQPDGRPLKAFSDYACLRRMAEQTKVLPLLVKKRDGQFYRVEVRLLPPTGSWFSLEFFFAIETALIVLLCAGVGLAVCWLRWLRWEDATARFGGLFFISLSTLFGSAQSALLPPWVSIPAGLLQTIGSSAAGYLCLCFFLEFPTPTRLSQPARWLKQGYGWVTLFLGLLSVTNFTVRLASFEATHWLHTVPLVNELLSARIITLWIGLASPFGLYLDRRRTQTPEQARRLKVFTVGSAVGVIPVLLLILATYTFKLNAEDYPWLYVLPIALFPLFPLSFAYVVVRHRVLGVQQILRSGVRYLFVSRGVIVLECLVFYFLARYLVFPLVLWGHRLVGQQPTFFSLSLWMVATGGTFLGLALSINPHLQKTIDRRFFREAYQVQQVLSDLAASVRQATNIEEMLRRVAATVDAALHVKTIGFLLHPSLLGSPAETITNGTPPMLRGFACRFGLNTSGIVESELSFPLTSPLIARLRREPEPFDLEPESTDGIPYGKHPTLRRLDSHLLIPLVSGDNLLGVFSLGPKLSGEPYTSEDKALLMAVAESVALRLDNAQLVRRLTAEATLRRELEIAREMQQRLLPSAPPRLPGLDVVGVSFPANDVGGDYYDFLRLDMYRLAVAIGDVAGHGISSGLLMALAKGGLHNQVRSDTDPSAVMAAMNQLIAVSGSRRDLMTLTYCVIDTATQTIAMANAGHPPAYHYHADTGLVEALEHGAYPLGVRRHSHYPTRCVTYRPGDTVVFYTDGLIEARNAAGEVFGFERLETLLAQYGNCSAAELQTTLLNALRTFLGELTAEDDVTLVIIHFT from the coding sequence ATGGCTCACCGTACGCTTTCGTTACTTTCCCTGTGGTTGTTGACCGTCTTGGTTGGCTTCTACGTCGTGGTGCGCCTTGCTTCCGGCGTGACCGAATTGCGCAGTTGGTCAGCCGGCCTGGTTCTGGAGGAAACCCAACCCGTCGTGCGCTTTGTCGAGGAGGGAAGCGCTGCGCAGCAGGCCGGACTTGAACCCGGCGACGAAATCTTTCAGCCGGACGGCCGTCCCCTGAAAGCCTTCAGCGACTACGCCTGTTTGCGGCGGATGGCCGAACAAACCAAAGTCCTTCCCCTGCTTGTCAAAAAACGTGACGGCCAGTTTTACCGCGTCGAGGTCAGGCTTCTTCCCCCAACGGGCAGTTGGTTTTCGCTGGAGTTTTTCTTTGCCATCGAGACAGCGCTCATCGTCCTATTATGCGCCGGCGTCGGTCTGGCCGTGTGCTGGCTGCGCTGGCTGCGCTGGGAAGACGCCACGGCCCGGTTCGGGGGGCTTTTCTTCATCTCCCTCAGCACCCTGTTTGGCAGTGCCCAGTCGGCACTCCTGCCGCCGTGGGTCTCCATTCCGGCCGGACTTTTGCAGACCATCGGGAGCAGCGCCGCTGGCTACCTCTGCCTGTGCTTTTTCCTGGAATTTCCCACCCCCACCCGGCTTAGCCAGCCGGCGCGCTGGCTGAAGCAGGGCTACGGATGGGTGACGCTGTTCCTCGGTCTGCTGAGTGTCACAAACTTCACTGTGCGGCTCGCTTCCTTTGAAGCCACGCACTGGCTTCACACGGTGCCGCTCGTCAACGAACTCCTGTCGGCCCGGATCATCACGCTGTGGATTGGGTTGGCGTCGCCATTCGGGCTGTACCTCGACCGCCGCCGGACCCAGACGCCGGAGCAGGCCCGCCGCCTGAAGGTGTTTACTGTTGGCTCGGCCGTGGGCGTCATTCCGGTGCTCCTGCTGATCCTGGCGACCTACACCTTTAAGCTCAACGCGGAAGACTACCCGTGGCTCTACGTCCTGCCGATTGCCCTGTTCCCGCTGTTTCCCCTCTCCTTTGCCTATGTCGTCGTCAGGCACCGGGTGCTCGGCGTCCAGCAGATTCTGCGCAGTGGCGTGCGGTATCTGTTCGTTTCGCGTGGGGTCATCGTTCTCGAATGCCTGGTGTTTTACTTCCTCGCACGCTACCTGGTGTTTCCCCTCGTGCTCTGGGGGCACCGACTGGTCGGACAGCAGCCAACATTTTTCAGCCTCAGCCTCTGGATGGTGGCCACCGGAGGCACGTTCCTCGGACTGGCTCTCTCCATCAACCCGCACTTACAGAAGACCATCGATCGGCGCTTCTTCCGTGAAGCCTACCAGGTCCAGCAGGTGCTCAGTGACCTGGCGGCCTCAGTCCGGCAGGCAACGAACATCGAAGAGATGCTCCGGCGCGTGGCGGCCACAGTGGATGCCGCCCTGCACGTCAAAACCATTGGTTTTTTGCTGCACCCCAGCCTGCTTGGGAGTCCAGCCGAAACCATCACCAATGGTACTCCCCCGATGTTGCGTGGCTTTGCCTGTCGCTTTGGCCTCAACACCTCCGGGATTGTTGAGTCGGAGTTGTCCTTTCCCCTGACTTCACCGCTGATTGCCAGACTGCGCCGTGAACCGGAACCGTTTGACCTCGAACCGGAATCCACGGACGGTATTCCCTATGGAAAACATCCGACGCTGCGCCGTCTGGACTCGCACCTGCTCATCCCTTTGGTCTCCGGCGACAACCTGCTGGGGGTGTTCAGTCTGGGGCCGAAGCTCTCCGGTGAACCCTACACCAGCGAAGACAAGGCGCTGCTGATGGCCGTGGCTGAGTCGGTGGCGCTGCGGCTGGACAACGCCCAACTCGTCCGGCGGCTGACCGCCGAAGCGACCCTGCGCCGCGAACTGGAAATTGCGCGCGAGATGCAGCAGCGGCTGCTCCCTTCAGCGCCACCCAGGTTGCCTGGACTGGACGTGGTTGGGGTTTCCTTTCCGGCCAACGACGTTGGCGGGGATTACTATGACTTCCTGCGGCTTGATATGTACCGTCTGGCCGTGGCTATTGGGGATGTCGCCGGGCATGGGATTTCATCCGGGTTGCTTATGGCGCTGGCCAAAGGTGGGTTGCACAACCAGGTTCGCAGCGACACCGACCCTTCAGCCGTGATGGCGGCCATGAACCAACTCATTGCCGTTTCGGGCAGCCGGCGGGACCTCATGACCTTGACGTATTGCGTCATTGACACGGCAACCCAAACCATCGCCATGGCTAATGCCGGGCACCCGCCAGCCTATCACTACCACGCGGACACGGGTCTCGTGGAAGCCCTTGAACACGGTGCGTATCCGCTTGGTGTCCGTCGCCACAGCCACTACCCGACGCGGTGCGTGACCTACCGCCCCGGCGACACGGTCGTCTTCTACACGGATGGACTGATTGAGGCGCGCAATGCCGCCGGCGAAGTTTTTGGCTTTGAACGTCTGGAAACTCTTCTGGCCCAATACGGCAACTGTTCTGCCGCAGAACTGCAAACGACGCTCCTGAACGCACTACGCACATTTCTGGGTGAACTGACCGCTGAAGACGACGTTACGCTGGTCATCATCCACTTCACCTGA
- the ftsY gene encoding signal recognition particle-docking protein FtsY, translated as MLFWRRKKDETPAERAGLTTLFGNEPIPSPSAPPAGVEVAEPAPLRPDSPQLEMVVPEPAASPPLPVAPPSQPMASPAADPQTVASMPVETVPASDVTAEPARRGLLSRWLGWPAPADTPTSGGVPDTAPPGQPVTNPPPAVVDEPPRETFLLRMKNAVRRTRQNLVGRLDTLVRGKKVISPEVLDELEEILIGADIGVRTTLELVEKIRTQVDRKLLNDTDELKRVLRQELLALLRAPVKSVSGRAVRSELDIPTDIRPYVMMVVGVNGVGKTTTIAKLAHLIKREGNDVIVCAADTFRAAAADQLTVWAERVGIPVIQQKPGTDPAAVVYDALQAAKSRDADVVIVDTAGRLHNKVNLMNELEKMSRIARREVPQAPHEVLLVLDAATGQNGLEQARQFAKTVPVTGLVLTKLDGTAKGGIVVAIARELGLPIRYVGTGEQLDDLAVFSPEAFVDSLFE; from the coding sequence ATGCTGTTCTGGAGACGCAAGAAGGATGAAACGCCGGCTGAACGGGCTGGCCTGACCACCCTCTTTGGGAATGAGCCGATTCCGTCCCCGTCAGCGCCACCGGCCGGGGTTGAGGTTGCGGAGCCAGCGCCACTGCGGCCCGATTCACCCCAGTTGGAGATGGTTGTCCCGGAGCCGGCGGCCTCTCCGCCTCTGCCTGTGGCTCCGCCGTCGCAGCCTATGGCGTCGCCGGCGGCTGACCCCCAGACGGTCGCCTCCATGCCAGTGGAAACTGTGCCAGCGTCAGATGTCACGGCTGAGCCAGCCCGCCGTGGCCTGCTTTCCCGCTGGCTGGGATGGCCGGCGCCAGCGGATACGCCAACCTCCGGCGGTGTCCCAGATACAGCACCACCGGGCCAGCCGGTCACGAATCCGCCGCCGGCCGTCGTGGACGAGCCGCCACGGGAGACCTTCCTGCTGCGGATGAAAAACGCCGTACGGCGAACCCGGCAAAATCTCGTAGGCCGACTCGATACCCTGGTACGCGGCAAGAAGGTCATCAGCCCGGAGGTGCTTGACGAACTGGAAGAAATCCTGATTGGCGCCGATATTGGCGTCCGCACCACCCTTGAGCTTGTGGAGAAAATCCGCACCCAGGTGGATCGAAAACTGCTCAACGACACTGACGAACTCAAGCGGGTGTTGCGCCAGGAACTGCTTGCTTTGTTGCGGGCCCCGGTCAAGTCCGTCTCCGGGCGTGCTGTGCGCTCGGAACTCGATATTCCGACCGACATCCGTCCGTACGTCATGATGGTCGTTGGTGTGAACGGGGTCGGCAAAACAACGACCATTGCCAAACTGGCCCATCTCATCAAGCGCGAGGGCAATGACGTGATTGTCTGTGCCGCCGATACCTTCCGGGCCGCCGCTGCCGACCAGTTGACCGTCTGGGCGGAACGGGTCGGGATTCCAGTCATCCAGCAGAAGCCGGGGACTGACCCGGCCGCCGTGGTGTATGACGCCCTTCAGGCGGCCAAATCACGCGATGCCGATGTGGTCATCGTGGATACGGCCGGACGGTTGCACAACAAAGTCAATCTGATGAATGAGCTGGAGAAGATGTCCCGCATTGCGCGGCGTGAAGTGCCACAGGCACCCCACGAAGTGCTGCTGGTGCTGGATGCGGCCACCGGGCAGAACGGACTCGAACAGGCGCGCCAGTTTGCCAAGACCGTCCCTGTGACGGGTCTGGTGCTGACCAAGCTCGATGGCACGGCCAAAGGCGGCATTGTGGTGGCAATTGCGCGGGAACTGGGACTGCCTATCCGTTATGTCGGCACCGGTGAACAACTGGATGACCTGGCCGTGTTTTCACCGGAGGCCTTCGTGGACAGCCTTTTCGAGTAA
- a CDS encoding VWA domain-containing protein, which yields MRSRLFVITYALLLILFGFFSGLEGRAQQPAAPRPDEPPVVKTTTNLVTLNVSVTDPQGRFVTGLDAEHFEVYEDNVKQTIEFFSDEDAPVSIGIVFDMSGSMRGRLNRSNIALRKFLDACHEEDEFFLVGFNHQVRLLVDYTPNPERISGAVMLAEAKGQTALYDAVYIGVEKLKEGRHGRRALLIISDGQDNSSRYTFREVRQLVREADVQIYAIGIATAFNDTSLDLQGRAILDEITRLTGGRAFFPNSQMELQEIITRIAIELRHQYGIGYTPTNLATLPVGLKPNEKQRWRKLKVKLNPPKGLPNLTVNAREGYYATFATE from the coding sequence ATGCGAAGCCGGTTGTTCGTCATCACTTACGCCCTTTTGCTCATTCTGTTCGGGTTTTTCAGCGGGCTGGAAGGTCGCGCCCAGCAGCCGGCAGCCCCGCGCCCGGACGAGCCGCCAGTTGTCAAAACCACGACCAACCTGGTGACGCTCAACGTCAGTGTCACCGACCCGCAGGGACGCTTCGTGACCGGACTCGACGCCGAGCACTTTGAGGTGTACGAAGATAACGTCAAGCAGACCATCGAGTTCTTCAGTGACGAGGATGCGCCGGTTTCTATCGGCATTGTCTTCGACATGTCAGGCAGCATGCGCGGGCGGCTCAACCGTTCCAACATCGCCCTGCGCAAGTTTCTGGATGCTTGTCATGAGGAAGACGAGTTCTTTCTCGTTGGTTTCAATCACCAGGTCCGGCTGCTCGTGGACTACACGCCTAATCCCGAACGCATCAGCGGCGCGGTCATGCTGGCTGAAGCCAAGGGGCAGACGGCACTCTATGATGCCGTGTATATCGGAGTCGAAAAACTCAAGGAAGGCCGCCATGGCCGTCGGGCGCTGCTCATCATCAGCGACGGGCAGGACAACAGCAGCCGCTATACGTTCCGTGAGGTGCGCCAACTGGTACGCGAAGCCGATGTTCAGATTTATGCCATCGGGATTGCCACAGCCTTCAACGACACCTCTCTTGACCTGCAGGGGCGGGCCATTCTCGACGAAATCACGCGCCTGACCGGCGGACGGGCCTTTTTCCCCAACAGCCAGATGGAGTTACAGGAAATCATCACCCGCATTGCGATAGAGCTGCGCCATCAGTACGGCATTGGCTACACGCCGACCAACCTGGCGACGCTTCCGGTCGGACTCAAACCCAACGAGAAACAGCGGTGGCGCAAGCTCAAGGTCAAGCTCAACCCGCCCAAGGGGCTGCCGAACCTGACGGTCAATGCCCGCGAGGGGTATTATGCGACCTTTGCCACGGAATAA
- a CDS encoding response regulator: MELFKNVRKQVASQLDQMKLAREIEQLSNAVRENPNNVDALKRLAEAYQESGNLEAAVSHFLRLADAYRSSKQYELALVFYRKVERMVEPSQRATILKNIVNIYFETRQFDRAYEYSRQVIGLYLAEQQSEAAMGFLKMLPGFGEKDADYRKELREMIQERSEKWMQGAKATWVTEANASRLQNKDPEDFSDRLVVLVDDEPHVLMILEKIIKPLGCQIMTANNGLEALNIIKQHPPALVISDLMMPKMDGSQLFAALQDDPNLAKIPFVCLSSRAQEDEKVSALELGVEDYWAKPFSVKEIPLKVKRILKRQPAAVRIGGQLSHTSVTDILNQMERERKEGVVKIVTPKQETGMIYFKDGTVLDAEAGSFQGMAAIIHMMQWSEGSYAFTQQPVNRPNVINMRASELILEALHRYDEEQSLLASLPPSHTLAKLPPGFDISWLAGFPQEKVRQVLALIDGRRTVGQCIEQAHHDIDILRILVALWAPREATPAEPPPLSPAALPTAASLPVYPPPGPALYPPNQPYPGGSGYLSPTSQTLPQASYGSPSPQAPPAYYPPAPPTYPAQPAPPSQPTYPPAGYGQTGYGQTGYGQAGYGQMGYGQGGHTPPPPSPYAPPSYTPPPSYGAPSLQPPQQPTVPSVMPTGPLPPAYDPGPLSPPPAYTGPLPPPTQSPPPSVPGEFRVTFADPAAEEALAKQLYEAVVAAKRQCGESLQDFTFARFHQILCDQAAKIKNQLKCTHISFSVSVDNGRVKFIAKGL; this comes from the coding sequence ATGGAACTTTTCAAGAATGTTCGGAAACAGGTTGCCAGCCAGCTCGACCAGATGAAACTTGCTCGGGAAATCGAGCAACTCTCCAATGCTGTCCGCGAAAATCCCAACAATGTTGATGCCCTGAAGCGGTTGGCCGAAGCATATCAGGAAAGTGGCAACCTCGAAGCCGCGGTGAGTCACTTCCTGCGCCTGGCGGATGCCTACCGGAGCAGCAAACAGTACGAACTGGCGCTGGTCTTCTACCGCAAGGTGGAGCGGATGGTTGAGCCTTCCCAGCGCGCCACCATTCTCAAGAACATCGTCAACATTTACTTCGAGACACGGCAGTTTGACCGGGCTTACGAGTATTCCCGGCAGGTCATCGGACTCTACCTTGCCGAGCAGCAATCCGAAGCCGCTATGGGCTTTCTCAAAATGCTGCCGGGTTTTGGGGAAAAAGACGCCGATTACCGCAAAGAGCTGCGCGAAATGATTCAGGAGCGCAGCGAGAAATGGATGCAGGGGGCCAAAGCCACCTGGGTGACGGAGGCGAATGCAAGCCGGCTCCAGAACAAGGACCCAGAAGACTTCTCCGATCGCCTCGTCGTCCTGGTGGACGACGAACCCCACGTGCTGATGATCCTTGAAAAGATCATCAAGCCTCTCGGCTGCCAAATCATGACGGCCAACAACGGGCTGGAGGCACTCAATATCATCAAGCAACACCCGCCGGCGCTGGTCATCTCCGACCTGATGATGCCCAAGATGGATGGCAGCCAGCTTTTTGCGGCGCTGCAGGACGACCCGAACCTGGCCAAGATTCCCTTTGTCTGCCTTTCGTCGCGGGCCCAGGAGGACGAAAAGGTTTCGGCACTTGAACTCGGCGTTGAGGACTACTGGGCCAAACCGTTCAGCGTCAAGGAAATCCCGCTCAAGGTCAAACGGATTCTCAAGCGCCAGCCAGCGGCAGTCCGCATCGGGGGGCAACTGTCACACACCAGCGTCACCGACATCCTCAACCAGATGGAGCGGGAACGAAAGGAAGGTGTTGTCAAGATTGTCACGCCCAAGCAGGAAACGGGGATGATCTACTTCAAGGACGGCACGGTGCTGGATGCCGAAGCCGGCTCGTTTCAGGGGATGGCTGCCATCATTCACATGATGCAGTGGTCAGAGGGCAGCTACGCCTTTACGCAACAGCCGGTCAACCGCCCAAATGTCATCAACATGCGGGCTTCGGAGCTGATTCTGGAAGCCCTGCACCGCTACGATGAGGAGCAAAGCCTGCTGGCGTCGCTGCCCCCGTCCCACACACTCGCCAAACTGCCACCGGGCTTCGACATTTCCTGGCTGGCGGGCTTTCCCCAGGAAAAAGTGCGTCAGGTGCTGGCGCTGATTGACGGCAGGCGCACGGTCGGACAGTGTATCGAGCAGGCCCACCACGACATTGACATTCTGCGCATACTGGTGGCGCTCTGGGCGCCACGGGAAGCCACCCCGGCCGAGCCGCCCCCGCTCAGCCCGGCAGCACTGCCCACGGCAGCTTCCCTGCCGGTGTATCCGCCGCCTGGACCGGCCCTGTACCCGCCCAACCAGCCTTACCCCGGTGGCAGCGGGTATCTCTCTCCCACCAGCCAAACACTGCCGCAAGCTTCCTACGGCTCACCATCACCCCAGGCGCCACCGGCCTATTATCCACCAGCGCCACCAACCTATCCCGCACAGCCGGCGCCGCCCTCTCAACCGACCTACCCACCGGCCGGCTACGGTCAAACCGGTTACGGGCAGACCGGTTATGGGCAGGCTGGCTACGGACAGATGGGTTACGGACAGGGTGGGCACACACCGCCACCACCATCCCCGTATGCCCCTCCCTCTTACACCCCTCCACCAAGCTATGGTGCGCCCTCACTTCAGCCGCCTCAGCAGCCCACGGTACCTTCGGTGATGCCAACCGGGCCGTTGCCACCAGCCTACGATCCGGGGCCATTGTCGCCGCCACCGGCCTACACTGGGCCGCTGCCACCGCCCACTCAGTCCCCGCCACCGTCTGTTCCGGGAGAGTTTCGGGTTACGTTTGCCGATCCGGCAGCCGAAGAAGCCCTGGCCAAGCAGCTCTATGAGGCGGTCGTTGCGGCCAAACGCCAGTGTGGTGAATCACTTCAGGATTTCACCTTTGCGCGGTTTCACCAAATTTTGTGCGACCAGGCAGCGAAAATCAAAAATCAACTGAAGTGTACCCACATTTCATTTTCCGTCTCGGTTGACAACGGGCGCGTCAAGTTCATTGCCAAGGGACTTTGA